Genomic segment of Candoia aspera isolate rCanAsp1 chromosome 2, rCanAsp1.hap2, whole genome shotgun sequence:
CCACTAATGGCAATTCTGCAATATAATCACCTACAATTAACTTACGGTTTTGACCTACAACTGGAAATCCTTGTTATACCTTGTTGGATTCACATATTACAATATGCCATGGTTTAATAAACCTtgatttgttaaaaacatcataattGCCTGGATTCATACTCATACTTAACCACAAATTAGCCATAATATGTGAACCCACTGTCAGtatttttctacattttaaaaatttactcCATACATTTATTAGTATAAttagcatatacagtataatagtAAAGGAAATAAATTTTGAATGGTGTTATAAAATTTACTACTGTAAGCCTTGTTCACTCAATATATTTGgctaaaatatattgtttaattTTGCTTGGTATGCTGTGTGAAACTAGGAAATTGCATTAATGCAGTACACTGAGGTTCAGGAAACCATGCATGAGCACAGTTTATATCAATGACTTCATATATGATCCCATCTAAGTCATACGTTATAAATATCACAATACTAATGCTATGTAGTTGGTTAATTAATACCAATTACTGTAGAGTAACCAACCCCAGCTAAACAGTGAACTGTCAATTGATAGTCATAAAACAAAACCATGTTCACTTAGGTATTTATTGCATGCAAAAACATGATTGGGTAAAACAGGAACAGCAATTGTGAGACACTGCTAGTCACATGACATTAGGTAAGCTAACAACATGATGTGAGGCATAATTTCAGTGAGTGtgtatatgtatttaaatacacTCAAAAGGAATAGTTTATCTCCACTGCGAAACCTGTTCATGCCTGAGGTTTCAGCTGAAATAAGTACTTGAATAGCCACAACAAAGTACTATCTGGTGAGCATCGCTTTTTGAGAACAGGAAGaacattttgcttgtttttaatggCTAGTACTGTACATAAAATTGTCTATGGTTTCTTGAAAGCCCTTTCAATAAGAACATCCAGATAGCCAGAGACCACATAGTAGATTACTACATAACCTGTATTAACAACCAGTGTAACTGATCACATCCAGAAATGTGTAATCCTCTTCCTTCCAGAAAGCCATATAAGGGAAAAGGGGATCTCATCTGACTATATCACCATTCATTGTGATAGCACACTGGTCCTTAGGTCATATCAAAGTTCCCTGTGAGAAATCATCTTCCTCTTTGAGAAGGATGATCCACTCTTCTATTTGTGCCAAGGCTCATCAAGATTTGATCTCCAGGTCAAGGGTTAATTTCAAGATTAATCTTGATATACTGGAGGAAGGGAAGGTAGAGAACAGTTGAGCAAACAGTCCAGTTTCTGGAATATTGAGGCTAATGGCCACAGCTCCAGGTGAAactcatttctctttctctctttcaggaAGTATTGACCAGGACAGCTTTCTCTACCTTGGTGCAGAtgtggactataactcccagaatttccgtCATCATGACCATTCTTGGGCTGTAGTTCAACAGATCTGAAGGACACCAGAGTGGGGAAAGGTACACATATTATAGATCTATTCTCATCCATGTTCAATATCCTATGATTTGCTGCACCAACTATGGTAGAATTATATTTAGATTATTTTCATGCTGCTGTTAAACTCAAATAGAGCTtggacaaggaaaggaaaaggttATTAATAGTACGACAAGGGAATTTTCAGTCACTCTAAAACACTTTTAGTATTAGCAATCAAAATAGCACTGATAGGAGAAATAACAGATATAGGAGAAGAGGTATGTCCATATGCTAtaaatttaaacagttttaatagTCATTCTCTTTCTGGGAACCACTGTCCTGTGACTAAATCTTGTATGCCACTTACAGTCTTTAGATTGAAGTTGtttataattttcatttaaaaacaacaacttagggatagagatttcttgtttttaatagaGTACTCCCTGGGAGAAGGTAAGCTAATAAATGGTGTTAAACCggtgggatgatgttccaaagggtgggtgccatgatAGAAAAGCCTTTCCCTCCTGGATCCCATCATGCTGTTCCTTCATTCAAAATTAAATGGGGACAGTCACAATGAAAACATTACCCTATATGCATTACTAAAGGGTATCTGTTCCTTATTTCACTTATCTGAAGGACTATCTTTTTCTACACAATCCTGCCAGAGCATGAGTGGCCTTTTTGAAGGTTTCTGTGCAGTGTGAGACAAGATGACATCTGACCTGGGGTACAGTTTTTCTTGGTTTGGCATCCCCACTTTTCAAATTGTCCCAGAGAAGCTTGCAGGAGTCATTTCCACCATCTTTTCAAAATAGGATGCTTACTAAGAACAGAGACCAGTTTTGTGATTGAAGGGGTGTCAGCAGGCAGTcttcattttattgattatttaGGGGGCTTTCCAATCCAACAAGGACAACAACCATAAGAAGGGAGAGCAAAGGCTTTGAAGTTGCCCATTCATATCATCTGGCCACAAACTGAACAGACATACCGATTATCTAGTCCGAATCTTCTCTACCATTAGCATGTGAGTGCAGAACTTTAGGCCTACCAGATATGGCTAAATCACATCTTCCAGCAGCCCTGGCCAGTAATGAGGTGTGTTGGGAGATGCTATTCCACATCATTTGGAAGGTCACATTTTAGGAACTCTTGTTTAGCATCTACAAGATGCAACAAGAGTTTAGGAACTCTTGTTTAAGAACATCTATATTCCTTCTTGTCTTCTTTTTAGGTGATACATTTCCTGCCTGTACAGTCCCTGAtttcagcatgttttttttttctttttgcctgggCTTTTAAAGACAGATGGTTTGATTTATGAATTTCactgacttttaaaaatacaaacggTATTATATATTGTATACTTTCCAAATTTGTAAACCACTATGGGAGAGGGTAAGCAGCATTTTAACTAAAAAGTTATGAATTTATTCCTCTAGCTAACATCATTTCTGATCTAATGATGCTATATAATATCCCAGCCCTCTCTGTAATGTTGTACATGTTGGCTTTCTATTCCAGAACTTTCTTCTCTAGGTTTCTTACTGGTATCCTCCATCTCTAATTCTCCTTGTCATGGAAGCCATTTCTAACATTCTACAGGATGTAAGAGATTACTGGGCTGATCATTTCTCTCGTAGATTTTTACCCAGAAGGCCAACGCTTCGCCAAGCAACTTCCTTATCCACCTTTTATTTGTTGGACTACAAAACCCGACAAGCTGAACTTGGAATCGATTATGGCCATCCATGTGCTCAGCTGAGCAAAGCAAAGTTTGTCTTCCAAGATGGTGAGTGGCAGAATGAGAGTATCCCCCAACAGATGCCCTTACTGCAGTTATTCTCCTCTCCAGAGAAGGAATCACCCAACAAGGccctgaagaaaacaaacaaagcctTACTGGAAGAGAACAATTACTTGAAACTACAGCTTGAGCTGCTGATGGACATGCTGACAGAGACCACCGCACGACTACACTCAGTAGAAAAAAAACTGGACACTACTACTTGGCATTCAAatatgaaaaagtcaaataacAAGGTGCTGATGCTTCGAGCTTAATAAACACCTTAGATATAAGACCTAAGATAATTGTATTTCTGAAGTACAGGTGTCCAGACACTTAATAAAATCTTGCAAAAGATAATTTTATAATGGCTTTGGTCTTGTTTTGTGTGTTCTGGCTCACTGAGGCATTGGGGAGAGAGGAAACCCTGCCAATGGCATTCAGTTCTGAAGATGGCTGGACTCACAATGAGCAGCAATTGCTCCTTGGGTAGTCCTTCCTGCTGATATGAGCACCCTGTCCCAGAACCAACTCTCCAGCATGGACTTCCATGGTACTGTTTCTGCTATTATTTCCTAGCATTTAAACATAAATGGGAATTTCCCACAGGCCACAATAGGCTTACAGCAACTGCTGGCAGTGTCACCTAGCAAACTGTTTTATGGGTCACTGCTGGAAGTCAGCTCTTCTGCTATGAGACTGCCACCTTTCTCTTCCCAAGAAACCAGTATCTGCTATCAGACAGCAATGCAATTAAAGCAGTAGCCTTGAAGGAAATGCAGTAATGTCCCACTAATTCCTCTCTGCGCTGCAGCTTGCTAGTTCCCTACTTGTGCATAGATAATGGAATTCCACCAAATTATAGTCTCCATTTGTCCATGTAAACTGGCACTGTTCACCCTTAAGGACAGTGGCTTTCCAAGTTCTTCAGCAGAAAAAGAGATCTTTCTTATTAGAGGTTATCTGATTCTTTTAACTCACTGTGCTGGAGATTGAACCTGAGGTTCATCTTCACATTTatgatgactggaaaccccttatggactttttgtgtaaaaatgaaaaaaatgaacttgtgatttatggtttttctGATTatataggatagattatagaaagaatcatgatgtaactttagagagaggttaaaatataattgtacttacaactgctgtgaagaatatcgaaagctacttctttatacctttctttatacctttcttttttctattttcttttcttattgcacatttagctttttctgttatttttcttttttttctgttctaatttacTTTGTATTGTTCTTATTATTGCtcttaaaaaaatatcctgaggTTCATCAACATCATGTAGAGGTCTGCTTTAGTGAACTGTAATCAGACATCCTAGTGAGATATATACATACAATGAAGATGTCTCCTCATCTGGACTCCCATTGTCAGTTTTTTCCTGTgtacctgaaatataaataactatacatacatatatttttctttcctgctttctgTTCTGCCTTGACAAGCTGGGTCTAATATGTGCAAACATTTAATAACCAGTTTGCACAAACCTGACTGAACCAGCTAGATAATATTCCCTGCACAGgaagattcaaaggaaaaaacCTTTTAGGAAGCTTGCTATTTaaccggggtggtggtggtaggtgGAGAGGGAGTATAATGTTTATACAGAAATTAACCAAATTCCCTCCCCTCGCCCACAACCAGGGCTTCCTGACTAGAAGGGAAAGCTATTAGTCACTTGTGCGGGTGCTGCTTGGCTTGAATCAACTATGAAGTAAATGAAAATTCATGGCTGCTTCATTTCTTGTTCTAGCAGGTACGTAAGGCAAAGGTGACAAAAACAATTGATGAGTTGGctctggaaaagaaagagaaaggagggtGTTAACTTTCCACTGGCTAATGCTAAATTATAAGGCAACTGcttttgtaataaaatatataaagtgaaTTGAAATCCAAGACAGTAAACCACATTTCAGTTCTTTACTCAATGCACCCAATGGTCTTTCTCTTACTTCCCTCTTTGTGATGGTTCTGCCTTTCCCTGCTTATTTATTTCATCTCTGAGGTTATGCAATATTTTGTTGAAAACGttcttactgaaaaaaaaagtgttgataTGCTAAGCTTATCTTTTGCTGACTCTGTTCCTTTCCCATTAAGATAAGCAGCAGCGCTCTCTGAACTGTCTGCAGATGTTTTCTCCAACCTTCTAGTTCCTCTACCCCATGACTATAATGGAGATATTACAGGGTTGCAGAAAGTCTGAATATGAAGCTCAAAAAGCAGCACCCAAATTCTTCTACAGTTTCAACTAATTTGAAAAGAACTGCCATAATGATACTTTGAGATATTTTTGGATCTGTTGTCCTGCTAACTTGCTGCTAAagtttgtaatattttaaatattgaactcacatacatcatcCAGTACAAACATCAGGagcctggtagcatcttttccaattaACACATTTATTAAAGTGCGTGTTTGTGAGCTGCTGCTTACTTCATTAGATGGATAGAGTGGttgaagtgagctgcagcacGAAAAagctcctgatttttggctaccttAGACTAACTTGGCTCTCCTAGTACAGTATTATGCCTTGTTTTTATACTTTATTCTTTTGGTTTGTTCATTGCCTGGCTGACACAAGTGAATTAagaggtggctggggaattctgggggttgaagtccacacatcttaaagttgctaagattgagaaacactgtgctagacatTTATTGTAGAGATAGAGGAAAAACAGAGGGAGAGAGGATGCAAAGGGGAGAGGAGaacagaaagagggaggaaacaaAAGGGAGAGGAGAAAAACCCAGATACAGGGAGAATAAAGACAGAGAaaatgacatactgtatatatacattgaCAAGGCCATTAGCAAGAAGCTGTTTTGGGGAAGGGGTAAGGCAGCTCCCTCTTCCTATGGTATATAGTGCCATTCCTGCATTTCTCTtgcacacaggaaaaaaaatcacactatATTGTGTAGCCATTGATACCACATTAAGGATTTCAGCACTGAACATctactcatacacacacacacacacacacacatacacatatatacatatgtacacacacacacacacacacacatggtctAACAACTGTACCAGCAGCTCCTCCTGTCCCTGGAATCCACTTCACTAAAATGTACACTTCTGCTGACACTCCAGAGGCTACAAATGTGATACTACCTGCCACATTGGCAGAGATGCCAGAAACTCATGAATATTTCTGTGAGAAGGTGAAAAAGTAGAATTGTAAAACAGAATAATGTACAGAATGCAATATATTTTGCTGGTTCATAGAACTCTTGTGCCTCTGCTAAGAAAAGGAAGCAAGTGAAAAGTCAATTCGTAAGTTTGCTAATGCTGAAAACTCCAAGCTATTTACCATACCTGAAAAAAACCTTTTGAAAAATATGTAACATCCCCCCTCCTCAATCGCTTATGGCTTTCCAAGAGTTTGCAACTGATAGTCTGAGACTTCAGCAATAGAATAAAATGTAACACCTTGTTCATGGCTCaacatcagggctgcaactaaggGGGGCAATtgaggcatgtgccccgggcgctgcgctggtggggtgccaaaatgagcgctgggtggtgccaaaatgggtgcgaaatccatgtttgcccggggtgacacagaccctagttgtggccctgctcaaCATAGCTAGCTCCTGGTTCAGCCTGTTGTGAGGAGTTGGGCAATTGAGTTAATTCAATCTAATAGTTCTGGTAGGCAGGAGTTAAGTGTATTGTACAAACATGCCAATCATTAACAGTATCTTCAGATTAACACAGCAGGAAAAAGTCTTGTAAAACCTTTATAGattgttttattcatattttggCTTCTGGTTGCATAAACAAAGTAATTCTAACAAATTATCTCCATTTTTACAAATGTTATTTTCTTGTGAAAGTTTTAATATGAATGATTAAAATGTTGTATCTCATGTTTTAACATAGTCTCCTCCAACATTTACGCATTATTTGTTTTGCTTCTATAATTTGTGTTTTCAATGTTGTGCTCttgtatggtttttaaaattttcaatattttgttgATCACtatatgtttaattaaaaaaataaaaagctctgACAGAGTGATTTGTGTTATGTCAACATATATATTAAAAGTGACACATCATACTGCAAACTAgtgaatttcattttaaatgagCATCCTTTGAATACTCAGCCTGGGTGGTCAATTTATGATTCCATGTATTTTGTGAACCCATTAAATTTGGCTAATTGAGTACACCATAGTTAAATTAAATATGGATAAATAGATGCAAATACAAGCAAATACAATACAAGTAGATGCAAATACAACTGCAGAAACTTTTCTTGGACCATTCCTTTTCAGACTGTAGTTGAATGATTGGCACAATGGAAAAACTTGAcactatttattacatttatatcctgcttcagTCCAAATTGTCTCAGTGATTTGCTAGAAGCTGAGATACCTGAACTTCAATCTCAAGTTATGCACTATGATACATACTTCTGATCCAAGGCTAGTAGTACCCAAGAATCGTATTAGCATTAGCCGAGGGGAAGTGAAGGGGATGAGAAACATGCATAACACATTTCAAGAGACCTGCTAGATCAAGTGAACGATCCATTCAGTTCAGCATTTTGTGTTACACAGCAGCGAAGTAGGCACATTTAGGAAGGTTCACAAATATGGACAAGAGGATAGCAGCGCTCTCTGTTGCCTGCAATTTGAGAAAACATACACATCCCAAAGACTAAGGTCATAAATAACCTAACCTTCTATGAGTTTGGCCAATTCATCTAACTGCAGTTGAGAAATAACCATATTTGCAATTCCTGCTTTTTCCCTTTATCCTAAATTATGGAAGATAAATATTAATGAAAACACAAAGTAtttcagaattaaataaaaagataagCAAAGGCAAAACATTAACAAAATGTAAGCTATTGCTAGTGTGTAGAGGAATTTGCAGAAGTTTGCTGTATTACTCTGTTGCAGCAAGAATACTCTGAAGGCTTTAGCATCTTAAAGACAATGGATTACCATTGTCTTATACACGCTGGAATTATATAGTCTTATACACGCTGGCATTTTGCCAAAATGCAAGGATGAGATATGGGAGTCACTGGATTCACCTCCATCCACCTGCCTTTGGGTTGAGTGGTGTCATAAACTGGAGTTTACAGTAAGAAAGCACCTTTCCCTGTAAAATTCCTGTTCTTTAacttcaatttttccaagcaagaagaaacaaagacTGCAAAGCTTCATTTGCAAATTTCCCAGGTGGCAAGCTATTGCTCCCTGTAATTTGTAGACCTCCATATCCAGATGAACCATTTTATCCTAATACCCATATTCTGATGAACCATCATCTCTCAATGCATGCAGAATGCACTTCATGCTGGTTTAACAATGGATATTTGAAAATAGACGAGGAGATGAGGCTGGGTGGGGAGGCCCTCCACCTCTGAACTATTTGGTTGGCTGGATTAGGCCTACAGCCAGGGATTCCATCTTTAGGTTCTAGCCAAATAGCATTGCATCCTTCGTCCAGCCATGGTAATTACTTTTAGACCGTCACAAAATAGGTAAGGTACAGTCTTGTATATATAACTTGGCACCATTCAACTGCAAACGTCGTGGCTGATGGGCATGTTTGAGCTAGCACATtggaaaaatgcaacaaaaacacAGCAATGGGGATTCAGATGCTAACTTTATAGTTCTGGGCCCCCTAAAGATGAATGAAGAAAGTCTTTACAAGCTAACCTGAAGAAGCACACTAAGGGTATGGACCAGAGGAGATAGGACAACACTGACAAAGATTATTTTTTTGAATACGGATTTTCCAGGAAAATATGGAAGGAGACACAAAGCTCGTGATTTCATCCTCAAGACGTCTGTTTGCATGGCAGCATTCTGGAATCCAGTCAGATTTCCTTCCCTCTCCGCAGAACACTCCTAGGCTCACTGTCGAGGCCTTCTGGGCCCGAACTATTCGCCGCCCTTTCCGGCTCCTCCTGCTGTTTTTCAGCCTCCAAGTACAAAGACCCGGGGACTTTAAAGGGAAGAAAGAGGGGGTGAAAATGGTGCCTCTCCGGTGCCTTTGTAACCAGGCGATTGGTTGGCTGCAGAGGACGGGCGTGGGGAGGGGTTATTTAATCTGATGTCACAAGCCTACAAGTGGGGGAACGAGTTATTTATAGAGGCGGAGAGCAGCTGCGCGGACGCTCGGTGAGTGGCGAGGCGGAGGGCGCACAGGGGCGGCCTTCGGAGGTGGGGGGCGACTCCGGCGGGAGAAATCGAGCCTTTCCCGGCGAGCGGCGGCGTTGGCGTTGATTTAACCGCCTCTTATCTTCCGGGTATTGTTTTAGCACCCCACTTGAGTGGTTTATTCGTCGCCCTTCGCATCCTCCTTGATCGTGCCCGGGCGAAaagcagaaaaggggaaaacGAGAGAAAACGATGGATCCGTGT
This window contains:
- the CBY3 gene encoding protein chibby homolog 3, which produces MEAISNILQDVRDYWADHFSRRFLPRRPTLRQATSLSTFYLLDYKTRQAELGIDYGHPCAQLSKAKFVFQDGEWQNESIPQQMPLLQLFSSPEKESPNKALKKTNKALLEENNYLKLQLELLMDMLTETTARLHSVEKKLDTTTWHSNMKKSNNKGFLTRRESY